Proteins co-encoded in one Quercus robur chromosome 8, dhQueRobu3.1, whole genome shotgun sequence genomic window:
- the LOC126697300 gene encoding elongation factor 1-alpha-like: MGKEKVHINIVVIGHVDSGKSTTTGHLIYKLGGIDKRVIERFEKEAAEMNKRSFKYAWVLDKLKAERERGITIDIALWKFETTRYYCTVIDAPGHRDFIKNMITGTSQADCAVLIIDSTTGGFEAGISKDGQTREHALLAFTLGVKQMICCCNKMDATTPKYSKARYDEIVKEVSSYLKKVGYNPDKIPFVPISGFEGDNMIERSTNLDWYKGPTLLDALDQINEPKRPSDKPLRLPLQDVYKIGGIGTVPVGRVETGIIKPGMVVTFGPTGLTTEVKSVEMHHEALLEALPGDNVGFNVKNVAVKDLKRGFVASNSKDDPAKEAANFTSQVIIMNHPGQIGNGYAPVLDCHTSHIAVKFAELLTKIDRRSGKELEKEPKFLKNGDAGMVKMLPTKPMVVETFSEYPPLGRFAVRDMRQTVAVGVIKSVEKKDPSGAKVTKSAAKKK, translated from the exons ATGGGTAAGGAAAAGGTTCACATTAACATTGTGGTCATTGGCCATGTCGACTCTGGGAAGTCGACCACCACTGGTCACTTGATCTACAAGCTTGGAGGTATTGACAAGCGTGTTATTGAGAGGTTCGAGAAGGAAGCTGCTGAGATGAACAAGAGGTCATTCAAGTACGCCTGGGTGCTTGACAAGCTCAAGGCTGAGCGTGAGCGTGGTATCACCATTGATATTGCCTTGTGGAAGTTCGAGACCACCAGGTACTACTGCACGGTCATTGATGCCCCTGGACATCGTGATTTCATCAAGAACATGATTACTGGAACCTCCCAGGCTGATTGTGCCGTCCTCATTATTGACTCCACCACTGGTGGTTTTGAAGCTGGTATTTCCAAGGATGGACAGACCCGTGAGCATGCTCTCCTTGCTTTCACCCTCGGTGTCAAGCAAATGATTTGCTGCTGCAACAAG ATGGATGCCACTACCCCCAAGTACTCAAAGGCTAGGTACGATGAAATCGTGAAGGAAGTCTCTTCCTACTTGAAGAAGGTTGGGTACAACCCTGACAAGATTCCTTTTGTCCCCATCTCTGGATTTGAGGGTGACAATATGATTGAGAGGTCCACCAACCTTGACTGGTACAAGGGTCCAACCCTTCTTGATGCACTTGACCAGATCAATGAGCCAAAGAGGCCCTCAGATAAGCCCCTCCGTCTCCCACTTCAGGATGTTTACAAGATTGGAGGCATTGGAACTGTCCCTGTGGGTCGTGTTGAGACCGGTATCATCAAGCCTGGTATGGTTGTGACTTTCGGCCCCACTGGACTGACCACTGAAGTAAAGTCTGTTGAAATGCATCATGAGGCTCTCCTAGAGGCTCTTCCTGGTGACAATGTTGGCTTCAACGTTAAGAATGTTGCTGTGAAGGATCTCAAGCGTGGGTTTGTTGCCTCCAATTCCAAGGATGATCCTGCCAAGGAGGCAGCCAACTTCACCTCCCAAGTTATCATCATGAACCACCCTGGCCAGATTGGAAATGGTTACGCCCCTGTCCTCGATTGCCACACCTCCCACATTGCTGTCAAATTTGCTGAGCTCTTGACCAAGATTGACAGGCGGTCTGGTAAGGAGCTTGAGAAGGAGCCCAAATTCTTGAAGAATGGTGATGCTGGAATGGTTAAGATGCTTCCCACCAAGCCCATGGTTGTGGAAACCTTTTCCGAGTATCCCCCACTTGGTCGTTTTGCCGTCAGGGACATGCGTCAAACTGTGGCTGTTGGTGTCATCAAGAGTGTGGAGAAGAAGGATCCATCTGGAGCCAAGGTGACCAAGTCTGCTGCCAAGAAGAAGTGA
- the LOC126697303 gene encoding mediator of RNA polymerase II transcription subunit 6 — MATPPVAGGPAMNPEGPTAVAPTPGTDMTGICFKDQLWLNTYPLDRNLVFDYFALSPFYDWTCNNEQLRMRSIHPLDLSHLSKMTGTEYMLYEVLEPHLFVIRKQKRDGPEKVTPMLTYYILDGSIYQAPQLCNVFAARISRSLYHISKAFTIAASKLEKIGYVDAEEGAAVESKVAKETIDFKEVKRVDHILASLQRKLPPAPPPPPFPEGYVPPASADTEKAPEVQQSGEVQPPPVDPIIDQGPAKRMKI; from the exons ATGGCAACGCCACCGGTGGCGGGTGGTCCGGCAATGAACCCGGAGGGTCCAACGGCGGTGGCTCCTACTCCGGGAACAGACATGACTGGGATATGCTTCAAGGACCAGTTATGGCTCAACACTTACCCTTTGGACCGAAACTTGGTGTTCGATTACTTTGCTCTCTCACCATTCTACGACTGGACTTGCAACAATGAGCAACTCCGCATGCGCTCCATTCATCCACTCGACCTCTCTCACCTCTC AAAAATGACAGGCACAGAATACATGCTATATGAAGTTTTGGAGCCCCATTTATTTGTTATCCGCAAGCAAAAGAGGGATGGTCCTGAGAAAGTTACACCAATGCTGACTTACTATATTTTGGATGGTTCAATTTACCAAGCACCGCAGCTTTGCAATGTTTTTGCTGCTCGAATT AGCCGGTCTCTTTATCATATATCCAAAGCTTTTACGATTGCTGCTTCAAAATTGGAGAAGATTGGATATG TTGATGCTGAAGAGGGTGCAGCCGTGGAATCAAAGGTTGCTAAAGAGACAATTGATTTTAAGGAAGTTAAGCGAGTAGATCATATTCTTGCATCCTTGCAACGAAAG CTACCACCagctcctccaccaccaccatttcCAGAAGGCTATGTTCCTCCTGCCAGTGCAGACACAGAGAAAGCACCCGAAGTGCAGCAATCCGGAGAAGTACAACCTCCTCCAGTTGATCCCATTATTGATCAAGGTCCAgctaaaagaatgaaaatttga
- the LOC126697302 gene encoding transcription factor GTE6 translates to MDQIDAPISDVGVGIIANAPAPEIEGFKYRVDDIFGKVDKLEQRVNEIEQFYSTKSKKQLSTSKASSIVKDKDKEKHIPSIKRQQQDASRREAAAAKRMQELMRQFGTILRQIMQHKWAWPFMEPVDVEGLKLHDYYEVIDKPMDFSTVKNQMEAKDGTGYKNVREICADVRLIFKNAMKYNNDDRSDVHVMAKTLLEKFEEKWLLLLPKVTEEEKRREDEEAQAQLDMQLAQDAAYAKMARDLNNELYELDVHLEDLREMVVQKCRKISTEEKRNLGAALTKLSPEDLTKALEIVAQNNPSFQATAEEVDLDIDAQSESTLWRLKFFVKDSLEVQSRSSLNTGGLSNNNNNDNHNNNNNNINNNKRKREICDAIAKTAKKKSKKP, encoded by the exons ATGGATCAAATAGATGCTCCAATTTCAGACGTTGGTGTAGGAATTATTGCTAATGCTCCTGCTCCGGAAATTGAGGGTTTCAAGTACCGCGTTGATGATATTTTTGGGAAGGTTGATAAG CTTGAGCAGAGAGTGAATGAGATAGAACAATTCTATTCGACTAAAAGTAAAAAGCAACTTAGCACATCCAAAGCTAGCTCAATAGTGAAGGATAAAGATAAGGAGAAACATATTCCAAGTATTAAAAGGCAGCAGCAAGATGCATCACGTCGGGAAGCAGCTGCTGCAAAGAGAATGCAAGAACTCATGCGCCAATTTGGCACAATATTGCGTCAG ATCATGCAACACAAGTGGGCATGGCCCTTTATGGAACCTGTAGATGTAGAAGGCCTAAAGTTACATGACTACTATGAG GTTATTGACAAGCCCATGGATTTCAGTACTGTAAAAAATCAAATGGAAGCCAAGGATGGTACTGGATATAAGAATGTCCGGGAAATATGTGCTGATGTGAGGTTGATTTTCAAGAATGCAATGAAATATAATAATGATGACAGAAGTGATGTTCACGTTATGGCCAAAACTTTGTTGGAAAAATTTGAGGAGAAGTGGTTGCTACTTCTGCCTAAAGTTACTGAAGAG GAAAAAAGACGAGAAGACGAGGAAGCACAGGCACAGTTGGATATGCAGCTTGCTCAGGACGCAGCATATGCCAAAATGGCAAGAGATTTAAATAACGAG CTGTACGAGCTTGATGTGCATTTGGAAGATCTCCGAGAAATGGTTGTTCAGAAGTGCAG AAAAATTTCAACcgaggagaagagaaatcttGGGGCAGCACTCACCAAATTGTCTCCTGAAGATCTAACCAAGGCATTGGAGATTGTTGCTCAAAATAATCCAAGCTTCCAAGCAACTGCTGAAGAGGTGGACCTTGACATTGATGCTCAG AGTGAATCTACCTTATGGAGGTTGAAGTTTTTTGTGAAGGATTCTCTGGAAGTTCAGAGCAGGAGTTCGCTAAACACAGGTGGCCtgagcaacaacaacaataatgacaatcacaataacaacaacaataacataAACAATAACAAGCGGAAAAGGGAGATTTGTGATGCTATTGCCAAAACTGccaagaaaaaaagtaaaaagcccTAA
- the LOC126697304 gene encoding uncharacterized protein LOC126697304 → MARAALFHLLRSQSKQLSSSSRTFASGYYPCRSGTWPLSPSAKHNFASTIQATAAQKRWASQATNKEDDNKISIGPQRGADEKDSAIAYHGPISTTIKKVKLLSLSTCCLSVSLGPVITFMTSPDMNVVLKGAVAASVIFLSATTTGALHWFVSPYVHKLRWQPGSDSFDVEMLSWLATSIPRTIKFADIRHPETNRPFVTFKANGSFYFVDSDHCHNKALLARLTPQKHESAFKNL, encoded by the exons ATGGCCAGAGCTGCTCTCTTTCACTTGCTCCGATCGCAATCCAAGCAGCTATCATCATCTTCCAGAACCTTCGCTTCAg GTTATTATCCTTGTAGGTCTGGAACATGGCCACTTAGCCCAAGTGCCAAACACAACTTCGCCTCTACCATTCAGGCTACTGCTGCCCAGAAAAGATGGGCATCTCAAGCCACCAATAAAGAAGATGACAACAAGATTAGTATCGGACCACAAAGAGGGGCAGATGAAAAAGACTCCGCAATTGCTTATCATGGCCCAATCTCTACCACCATTAAGAAAGTAAAGCTTCTTTCTCTTTCAACCTGCTGCCTCTCTGTATCACTGGGCCCAGTAATAACCTTCATGACATCTCCTGATATGAATGTGGTTCTCAAGGGTGCAGTAGCGGCATCTGTTATATTTCTCAGTGCTACCACCACTGGTGCCCTCCACTGGTTTGTAAGTCCTTATGTTCACAAGCTCAGGTGGCAGCCTGGTTCAGATAGCTTCGATGTGGAGATGTTGTCTTGGCTGGCCACATCTATTCCTAGGACTATTAAGTTCGCTGATATTCGGCATCCAGAGACCAATAGGCCTTTTGTCACATTTAAGGCCAATGGGAGCTTTTACTTTGTCGACTCAGATCACTGTCATAACAAGGCTTTGTTGGCAAGACTGACTCCTCAGAAACATGAGTCCGCTTTTAAGAATTTGTAA
- the LOC126697301 gene encoding elongation factor 1-alpha — MGKEKVHINIVVIGHVDSGKSTTTGHLIYKLGGIDKRVIERFEKEAAEMNKRSFKYAWVLDKLKAERERGITIDIALWKFETTKYYCTVIDAPGHRDFIKNMITGTSQADCAVLIIDSTTGGFEAGISKDGQTREHALLAFTLGVRQMICCCNKMDATTPKYSKARYDEIVKEVSSYLKKVGYNPDKIPFVPISGFEGDNMIERSTNLDWYKGPTLLEALDQINEPKRPSDKPLRLPLQDVYKIGGIGTVPVGRVETGLIKPGMVVTFGPTGLTTEVKSVEMHHEALLEALPGDNVGFNVKNVAVKDLKRGYVASNSKDDPAKEAANFSSQVIIMNHPGQIGNGYAPVLDCHTSHIAVKFAELLTKIDRRSGKELEKEPKFLKNGDSGMVKMIPTKPMVVETFSEYPPLGRFAVRDMRQTVAVGVIKSVEKKDPSGAKVTKSAAKKK; from the exons ATGGGTAAGGAAAAGGTTCACATCAACATTGTGGTCATTGGCCATGTCGACTCTGGAAAGTCGACCACAACTGGTCACTTGATATACAAGCTTGGAGGTATCGACAAGCGTGTTATTGAAAGGTTCGAGAAGGAAGCTGCTGAGATGAACAAGAGGTCATTCAAGTATGCCTGGGTGCTTGACAAGCTCAAGGCTGAGCGTGAGCGTGGTATCACCATTGATATTGCCTTGTGGAAGTTTGAAACCACCAAGTACTACTGCACAGTCATTGATGCTCCTGGACATCGTGATTTCATCAAGAACATGATTACTGGAACCTCCCAGGCTGATTGTGCTGTCCTTATTATCGACTCCACCACTGGTGGTTTTGAAGCTGGTATTTCCAAGGATGGACAGACCCGTGAGCATGCTCTCCTTGCTTTCACCCTTGGTGTCAGGCAAATGATTTGCTGCTGCAACAAG ATGGATGCCACTACCCCCAAGTACTCAAAGGCCAGGTACGATGAAATCGTGAAGGAAGTCTCTTCCTACTTGAAGAAGGTTGGGTACAACCCTGACAAGATTCCTTTTGTCCCCATCTCTGGATTTGAGGGTGACAATATGATTGAGAGGTCCACCAACCTTGACTGGTACAAGGGTCCAACCCTTCTTGAGGCACTTGACCAGATCAATGAGCCAAAGAGGCCCTCAGACAAGCCCCTCCGTCTCCCACTTCAGGATGTTTACAAGATTGGAGGCATTGGAACTGTCCCTGTGGGTCGTGTTGAGACCGGTCTCATCAAGCCTGGTATGGTTGTGACTTTTGGCCCCACTGGACTGACCACTGAAGTTAAGTCTGTTGAAATGCATCATGAGGCTCTCCTAGAGGCTCTTCCTGGTGACAATGTTGGCTTCAACGTTAAGAATGTTGCTGTGAAGGATCTCAAGCGTGGGTATGTTGCCTCCAACTCCAAGGATGATCCTGCCAAGGAGGCGGCCAACTTCAGCTCCCAAGTTATCATCATGAACCACCCTGGCCAGATTGGAAATGGTTACGCCCCTGTCCTCGATTGCCACACCTCCCACATTGCTGTCAAATTTGCTGAGCTCTTGACCAAGATTGACAGGCGATCTGGTAAGGAGCTTGAGAAGGAGCCCAAATTCTTGAAGAATGGTGATTCTGGAATGGTTAAGATGATTCCCACCAAGCCCATGGTTGTTGAAACTTTCTCCGAGTATCCCCCACTTGGTCGTTTTGCCGTCAGGGACATGCGTCAAACTGTGGCTGTCGGAGTCATCAAGAGCGTGGAAAAGAAGGATCCATCTGGAGCCAAGGTTACCAAGTCTGCTGCCAAGAAGAAGTGA